Proteins encoded together in one Candidatus Omnitrophota bacterium window:
- a CDS encoding ion channel produces MRELRKHHCVFLFANLLSILIVYPYLYKQQILLNTIFTAILFTSLYAIAINKIQFLIGLLFGLPWLAATIMQIFIAEYFHQEISLGLRIFSNVISIVFMAYISISLLLYIVRAPVVDKDVIFAAISLFILIGIAWGALYAIVELLYPGSYHLASPMPLMDGRFEWYHFLYFSFVTIATLGYGDITPLTPQAQSLVILEAMTGLFYIALLVSRLVGVYAPQPSPNNANNSNDSNPGI; encoded by the coding sequence ATGAGGGAATTGCGCAAGCATCATTGCGTCTTCTTATTCGCCAATCTGTTGTCGATACTGATTGTCTATCCCTATCTATACAAACAGCAAATTTTATTGAATACGATCTTCACAGCGATTCTTTTTACTAGTCTCTATGCTATAGCGATTAACAAAATCCAGTTTCTTATTGGACTGCTCTTCGGTCTGCCCTGGCTCGCCGCCACGATTATGCAAATCTTCATCGCTGAATATTTTCATCAAGAAATCAGTCTCGGCCTTCGTATTTTTTCCAATGTCATATCCATCGTATTTATGGCTTATATCTCTATATCCTTATTGCTTTATATCGTCCGCGCTCCCGTCGTCGACAAAGACGTCATATTCGCCGCCATCAGTTTATTCATCCTCATCGGCATCGCCTGGGGCGCGCTATACGCCATTGTGGAATTGCTATATCCAGGATCGTATCATCTCGCATCGCCTATGCCGTTGATGGATGGCCGCTTCGAATGGTATCACTTCCTCTATTTCAGTTTCGTCACCATCGCCACGCTGGGTTACGGCGATATCACTCCGCTCACGCCCCAAGCCCAATCCTTGGTCATTCTGGAGGCCATGACGGGTTTATTTTACATCGCGCTGTTGGTCTCACGCCTTGTGGGAGTCTATGCGCCGCAACCATCCCCAAATAACGCGAATAATTCCAATGATAGCAATCCCGGCATCTGA